ATCCCGTCAAACGAGTTTTCAAAAATCGTATTCAATTCGTCCGCATCCGCCTGCGCCTCGATCAGTCGCTCCTGCATGCGGCGAAGCGGCAATAGATTGCAGGCGGTCAGCAGAACCAAGTGCCGATCGGCAGAATCCAAAACAGGGTAGGCGTCAATGGCGAGTTCCAGGCCCGGCAGCGACACTTTCCAATGTTTCGGTTTTCCCGCCTGCATGATGTCCTGTATTTGCTTTCGCTTAATCAACTGTTTTAAATCGGACTCCAGTCCGTGCAACGGCTGCTCAATCCATTGCCGCAGCGTTCCGTTCACGAACCGCACCGTACCCCCGCCAGTCAGGCAGGCCAGCCCGATTTCATATGAAATGTGATCTTGTTCCATGACGGTTCCCTCCGCCTGAGAAATCCTATCTGTTAGATTTCTCTAAAAACGGAAGAGAATCCTTTATCGTCTGAGATTTTCCACAATCGTCGAAATTCCCTGGCCGCCGCCAATACAGAGAGTCACCATTCCATAGCGGGAACCGCGGCGTTCCATCTCATACAGCAGTTTGGCCATCAGAATGGCACCGGTTGCCCCCAACGGATGTCCCAAGGCGATAGCTCCCCCGTTGACGTTGACCTTTTCCAGACCGATGCCCAGTTCCTTAATGACAGCCAAAGATTGTGCAGCGAACGCTTCGTTCAGCTCGATCAGATCGATGTCGTCCAGCGTGAGACCTGCCATCTTCAATGCTTTGCGGGTTGAAGGAACCGGTCCAATACCCATGATTTCCGGCGATACGCCAGATACGGCCTGTGCAATCATGCGGGCGCGCGGCTTCAGGCCACGGTCTGCCGCTGTTTTTTCCGACATGACAACCGCCACAGACGCCCCGTCATTCCGGCCACTTGCATTGCCCGCTGTCACGGTGCCACCTTTTTTGAAAACGGGGGGAAGCGCCAGCAGTTTTTCGACCGATGTCAATCGCGGATGTTCGTCCGTATCAAACACGATCGTTTCTTTTTTCGACTTGATTTCGTAAGGAACGATTTCGTCTTTGAACTTGCCGGATGAAATCGCCAGGGCAGCCCGACTTTGGCTGAGATACGCAAATTCGTCCTGCTCCTGTCTGCTGATCTGGTATTTTTCGGCCAGGTTTTCAGCCGTCAATCCCATCGTCAAATCTTTGCCGTACACTTCCGGCGGCTGTGAACCGGGCTGGCTTTCCGTATTCGAATCATACAGCGTGACATTGCCGGTACCCAGTCCAAAACGGGCCCCTTTCAGATAGAACGGCGCATTGCTCATGCTTTCCGTACCGCCTGCCAGAATGATGTCCGCAAAGCCGCACTGGATTTGCTGCCAGGCATTGTTAATCGCTTGCAGACCGGAACCGCACTGCCGCTGCACCGTGTAGGCGGGCACCTCAATTGGCAATCCTGCCCTCAGCATCGCCACACGCGCCACGTTTGCCGCATCGGCGCTCTGTTTGGTCTGGCCAAGAATTACCTCATCCACTTCGGTTCCTGCAATGCCGGTTCTTTTCAATACTTCTTCGATCACTTTCGCCGCCAGAAAATCGGCTTCTACATCTTTCAGGGTACCGCCGATCCGGCCAATCGCCGTTCGGACCACATCTACAATTACAACTCCGTTCATATCGCTTCCTCCTCGTTTGCTTGATGGGCGGTGCCCACTTTTTCAAGCACCTCTTTGCTCCAGGGAAACAGGACGACTGACAAATTTAAAATCGGGCGCCAGCCGATACTCAGCCGGCGTAATCTCCTTCAGCTGTTCCAACGTGAGTTCATCGACCGCTTCCCGCAAAATCATCTGCCCATTGGTAAATGTAAACACCGCATATTCGGTTACCAAAATATCCACTTCTCCTTTTGCCGTCAGCGGATAGGTGCATTCTTTCACTACTTTTGGCTGACCTTGCGGATCCAAGTGGGTCGTGGCGACGATAACCGTTCGTGCACCAACAATTAAATCCATCGCACCGCCGACTCCCAGCACATCTTTGCCGGGAATCGCCCAGTTGGCTATATCCCCCGTCTGGCTGACCTGCAGACCGCCAATCACTGTCTTGTCGACATGCCCGCCCCGCATCATCGCAAACGCCATGGCCGAGTCAAAAAAGGAAGCGCCCGGCAGTTCTGAGACCGGCAGTTTGCTGGCATTGATTAAGTCCATATCGACTTGGTCAGCGGGCGGCGTCGGCCCGACTCCCAAAATGCCGTTTTCGGATTGCAGGAACAACTTTCGATCCGCTGGAATATAGTCCGCGACAAGTACCGGAATCCCGATCCCCAGATTGACGATATCGCCTTCCTGCAGTTCCTGTGCCGCCCGCCAAGCGATATAGTGACGCACATTGATCATACGGACACCTCCCGACAGACGACCACATCAACGAACAAATGCGGTGTGACAATCTTTTCCGGATCCAATTCTCCGATTTCCACCACTTCATCCACTTCCGCAATTGTCAGATCGGCAGCCATCGCCATCAGCGGATTGAAATTGCGGGCCGTCTTGTAATAGATCAGATTGCCGTAACGATCTGCTTTATACGCCTTGATCAGCGCGATATCCGCACGCAAACTTCTTTCCAGCACATATTCCCGACCATCAAACAGTTTCGTCTCTTTTCCCTCTGCCAGCAGGGTCCCGGCGCCAGTAGGCGTATAAAAAGCGGCTATTCCGCTGCCGCCCAAGCGGATCGCTTCCGAAAACGTCCCCTGCGGCAACAGTTGGACCTCCAGCTTTCCTTCCCGCTGATAACGAAGTACGTCCGGATTGCTTGTAAAATATGTGCCAATTGCTTTCCGGAGCCGGTCTTTCAACAGCAGTTTGCCAAGCCCCTGCCCCTGCTGTCCCACATTGTTGCTGATAACAGTCAGATCGCAAACATCGCTTTCCAAGAGCGCGTCAATCAGCGTCATCGGTTGGCCGGACAGGCCAAAACCGCCGACCATCATGGAGGCGCCGTTTGGAATTAATGCAATTGCCTCTTTTGCCGTCATAAACTTTGCCGGCATGGTCATCCCTCGCTTTTTGGGAAAATTAACGATTCCTTCCCCTATTTTTTCGAGTAGTCGTACCATCCTTTGCCTGTTTTGCGGCCCAGTTCCCCTTTTTCAAACTTTTGTTTGACAGACGGTTTGGGGCCGTCGTTCGGGTTGCCCGTTTCCTGCATGCGTTGCATGCGCACATAATAGTTCACGTCAATCCCCGTCAAATCCATCAAGGCAAACGGTCCAATCGGATGGTTCAATGCTTTTGTGCAAGCCAAGTCTATATCTTCAAATGATGCGATGCCCTGTTCATACAGGTTCACTGCTTCGTCCATCAGAGCGCCTAAAATACGGTTGGCCACAAAGCCGGAAATCTCTTTGTTGAGCGTAATCGGAAGTTTGCCGATGCGCTTTGCCAGTTCGACTGTGGTATCCACCGTTTCCTGCGAAGTCTGCGGGTTGCGAACCACTTCCACCAGTTGCATCACAAGTGCCGGATTAAAAAAGTGCATATTGCAGACACGATCGGGACGACTGGTTGCGTCGGCGATTTTGGAACTGACAATCGTCGAGCTGTTGGTCGCCAAAATGGCGTGGGACGGCGCCATTTTGTCCAATTTGGCAAACAGGTCGCGCTTGGCATCCAGTTTTTCAATAATCGCCTCAATGGCAAAATCAGCATCGACGGCCGCTTTTTCCAATTCGGTCGTAAACGACAAACGGGCAAATGCATCGTCCACCTGCTGCTGTGTAAGACGTCCTTTTGCCACTCTGTTTTTCATGTGCCCTTGCAGGGATTCCTGCGCTTTTTGCAAACTTTCTTCCGCTACATCCTGAACGGTTACGCGATACCCGGCCAACGCGCAGACCATCGCAATCTGCGACCCCATCGCGCCAGAACCGACAACCAGAATATGTTTGATTTGATCGATAGACATCGGGATTCCTCCTTGTCGTTTTGGATACCGGTACAATATCCCTTTTCTTTGACGATAAAAACAAGACCGCTGCACTCCTCAAATGGAAGGCACGTTCTAACTCGCTTCTTTTTGCAGGCAAGATTTGTTAGGCTAGGGTGCCGATACGCCCAAAGGAACGATTGCGCCGCAATGAACAACGGCTTCGAACACGCTGCTTCATGAGCGAAGTTCAATTGCTGTGCAATCCGCTCACTTTCCGGCGGGGCGCATTTCTGTTGCAAGACAACATTCACGAACACGTACTAGCGAAGCGTAGACGAATGATTAGATCTTGTCCGTTGTACCCATAGGGCACAAGTCGCGTCAAGGCAGTAAACTGCCAGATCGCGCTATGTTTGAGCGAAGCGAGTTTAGGACAGATCTTTCATTCGGCAAGCTGAGCGGTTCACAATCTTCATCCAGTCATGTGTTCGTATGTTGTGGGCGAACAGAAACGCGATACACCGCCACACAACGATCAGCAACTTTTACTTCCCCAAAATATTGGCCGCGATAATATTTCTCTGAATCTCGTTGGTACCTTCGTAGATTTTCGTAATGCGGGCATCCCGATAGAACCGTTCCACCGCATATTCCTTCATGTAGCCAAGTCCGCCAAAAATCTGCAGCGCACGGTCTGCCACCTTGTTAAACGTATCGGTTGCAAACAGCTTGGTCATCGCCGCTTCCTTCAACGCTTTTTCACCGTTTTCCAAACGTTCGGCCACCGAATAATTGAACGCGCGGCCGACTTCCGTTTCCGTTGCCATGTCTGCCAATATCCAACGCAGCCCTTGATTTGTCGCAATGGGTTTGCCAAACTGTACGCGCTGCTGCATATAATCAGTCGCCAATTCGATCAGCTTCTGGCAGGAGCCGTATGCCCTTGCCGCCAAGGTGCATCGCCCTTCCGTCAAAATTTTCAACGCGTTGGCATAGCCCATGCCGACTTCACCGATCACATTTTCTTCCGGCACTTCCAGGTCCTCAAAAAACAACTGGGCGGTGTGAGAGCCGCGCAATCCCATTTTTTTATCAACAGCCCCCACTTTGAATCCGGGGAAGTTTTTCTCGACGGCGAAGGCGGTAAAACCGCCCTTGACACCTTTTGTCGGGTCAGTGACTGCGATCACGGTGAATAAATCGGCATAAGGACCGTTGGTAATGAAATGTTTCATGCCGTTGACGATCCATCGGTCTCCTTTTTTCTCCGCGCGTGTTTTCAGGTTGGTGGCGTCGGAACCCGCTTCCGGTTCGGACAGCGCGAAGGCAGCCAACAGTTTTCCTTCCGCCAAGGCGGGCAGATATTTGTTTTTCAGATACTCGCTGCCCAGCCGAACGATACCGGTACTGCCGATCCCGGTATGGGCACTGATAATGGACACAAATCCGT
The sequence above is a segment of the Effusibacillus dendaii genome. Coding sequences within it:
- a CDS encoding thiolase family protein, with protein sequence MNGVVIVDVVRTAIGRIGGTLKDVEADFLAAKVIEEVLKRTGIAGTEVDEVILGQTKQSADAANVARVAMLRAGLPIEVPAYTVQRQCGSGLQAINNAWQQIQCGFADIILAGGTESMSNAPFYLKGARFGLGTGNVTLYDSNTESQPGSQPPEVYGKDLTMGLTAENLAEKYQISRQEQDEFAYLSQSRAALAISSGKFKDEIVPYEIKSKKETIVFDTDEHPRLTSVEKLLALPPVFKKGGTVTAGNASGRNDGASVAVVMSEKTAADRGLKPRARMIAQAVSGVSPEIMGIGPVPSTRKALKMAGLTLDDIDLIELNEAFAAQSLAVIKELGIGLEKVNVNGGAIALGHPLGATGAILMAKLLYEMERRGSRYGMVTLCIGGGQGISTIVENLRR
- a CDS encoding 3-oxoacid CoA-transferase subunit B yields the protein MINVRHYIAWRAAQELQEGDIVNLGIGIPVLVADYIPADRKLFLQSENGILGVGPTPPADQVDMDLINASKLPVSELPGASFFDSAMAFAMMRGGHVDKTVIGGLQVSQTGDIANWAIPGKDVLGVGGAMDLIVGARTVIVATTHLDPQGQPKVVKECTYPLTAKGEVDILVTEYAVFTFTNGQMILREAVDELTLEQLKEITPAEYRLAPDFKFVSRPVSLEQRGA
- a CDS encoding CoA transferase subunit A — protein: MPAKFMTAKEAIALIPNGASMMVGGFGLSGQPMTLIDALLESDVCDLTVISNNVGQQGQGLGKLLLKDRLRKAIGTYFTSNPDVLRYQREGKLEVQLLPQGTFSEAIRLGGSGIAAFYTPTGAGTLLAEGKETKLFDGREYVLERSLRADIALIKAYKADRYGNLIYYKTARNFNPLMAMAADLTIAEVDEVVEIGELDPEKIVTPHLFVDVVVCREVSV
- a CDS encoding 3-hydroxyacyl-CoA dehydrogenase family protein: MSIDQIKHILVVGSGAMGSQIAMVCALAGYRVTVQDVAEESLQKAQESLQGHMKNRVAKGRLTQQQVDDAFARLSFTTELEKAAVDADFAIEAIIEKLDAKRDLFAKLDKMAPSHAILATNSSTIVSSKIADATSRPDRVCNMHFFNPALVMQLVEVVRNPQTSQETVDTTVELAKRIGKLPITLNKEISGFVANRILGALMDEAVNLYEQGIASFEDIDLACTKALNHPIGPFALMDLTGIDVNYYVRMQRMQETGNPNDGPKPSVKQKFEKGELGRKTGKGWYDYSKK
- a CDS encoding acyl-CoA dehydrogenase family protein → MKMQFSEELKQIARTVQEFIDNEVEPFANQIEEEDHVPEHLLQTAKELGLYGMGIPEEYGGLGLGVVGKCLVLEKMGRTHNGFVSIISAHTGIGSTGIVRLGSEYLKNKYLPALAEGKLLAAFALSEPEAGSDATNLKTRAEKKGDRWIVNGMKHFITNGPYADLFTVIAVTDPTKGVKGGFTAFAVEKNFPGFKVGAVDKKMGLRGSHTAQLFFEDLEVPEENVIGEVGMGYANALKILTEGRCTLAARAYGSCQKLIELATDYMQQRVQFGKPIATNQGLRWILADMATETEVGRAFNYSVAERLENGEKALKEAAMTKLFATDTFNKVADRALQIFGGLGYMKEYAVERFYRDARITKIYEGTNEIQRNIIAANILGK